The Camelina sativa cultivar DH55 chromosome 14, Cs, whole genome shotgun sequence genome includes a window with the following:
- the LOC104742013 gene encoding uncharacterized protein LOC104742013 isoform X2: protein MEPPEGNVDHSLEDSDDPFYGSSDEEYSEARVLDNDNKLRREKFHTAGYREGIAAGQEAIAQEGYNFGYKESVLAGYKFGIVRGVSSALAFLPDELREKLIDEQETREKFQKLHCSVHALSTEAAMKLFYGALTSKEGEEKSGAEGSDSGSASGSGVNATTDLGSYVAELNSLLDKSPKIEVKLDT from the exons ATGGAGCCTCCTGAag GTAATGTTGATCACAGTCTTGAGGATTCAGATGATCCCTTTTACGGAAGTTCAGATGAAGAATATAGTGAAGCTCGCGTGTTGGACAATGATAATAAGTTGAGACGTGAGAAATTCCACACg GCGGGATACCGTGAAGGGATTGCTGCTGGGCAAGAAGCTATAGCGCAGGAAGGTTATAACTTTGGCTATAAGGAATCGGTTCTTGCTGGCTACAAGTTTGGTATTGTTAGAGGTGTTTCCAG TGCACTGGCTTTCTTACCTGATGAGCTAAGAGAAAAGCTGATCGATGAACAAGAAACTAGAGAGAAGTTTCAGAAATTACACTGTTCTGTTCATGCTCTCTCAACGGAAGCCGCAATGAAGCTGTTTTATGGAGCTCTGACTTCAAAGGAAGGGGAAGAGAAGAGTGGAGCAGAAGGGTCTGACTCTGGTTCTGCTTCTGGTTCGGGTGTTAACGCCACAACTGACTTGGGAAGCTATGTTGCTGAGCTAAACTCTCTTCTTGACAAATCTCCTAAGATTGAAGTTAAATTGGACACATAA
- the LOC104742013 gene encoding uncharacterized protein LOC104742013 isoform X1 has product MEPPEDGKSNFAKELYGESLKLSPHGNVDHSLEDSDDPFYGSSDEEYSEARVLDNDNKLRREKFHTAGYREGIAAGQEAIAQEGYNFGYKESVLAGYKFGIVRGVSSALAFLPDELREKLIDEQETREKFQKLHCSVHALSTEAAMKLFYGALTSKEGEEKSGAEGSDSGSASGSGVNATTDLGSYVAELNSLLDKSPKIEVKLDT; this is encoded by the exons ATGGAGCCTCCTGAag ATGGGAAATCTAATTTCGCCAAAGAGCTTTATGGTGAAAGTTTGAAGCTTTCGCCACATG GTAATGTTGATCACAGTCTTGAGGATTCAGATGATCCCTTTTACGGAAGTTCAGATGAAGAATATAGTGAAGCTCGCGTGTTGGACAATGATAATAAGTTGAGACGTGAGAAATTCCACACg GCGGGATACCGTGAAGGGATTGCTGCTGGGCAAGAAGCTATAGCGCAGGAAGGTTATAACTTTGGCTATAAGGAATCGGTTCTTGCTGGCTACAAGTTTGGTATTGTTAGAGGTGTTTCCAG TGCACTGGCTTTCTTACCTGATGAGCTAAGAGAAAAGCTGATCGATGAACAAGAAACTAGAGAGAAGTTTCAGAAATTACACTGTTCTGTTCATGCTCTCTCAACGGAAGCCGCAATGAAGCTGTTTTATGGAGCTCTGACTTCAAAGGAAGGGGAAGAGAAGAGTGGAGCAGAAGGGTCTGACTCTGGTTCTGCTTCTGGTTCGGGTGTTAACGCCACAACTGACTTGGGAAGCTATGTTGCTGAGCTAAACTCTCTTCTTGACAAATCTCCTAAGATTGAAGTTAAATTGGACACATAA